GCACTTTTCTCACGGCGGAAAGTTTCAGTAGATGATTGAATAATTCTAACGAATAAATTTTTTGATTTTTATAAAATTAATTTGATTTGTAAGGAAGAACAAATTGTCTACGCTCTCAAGCACTCCCGCGGGAGTGCTTTTGTTGTGTCGGTAAGGAAGGTCTCCCATTATATATTTAAATACTTGTCCTATTCATCTGGCCGGTATTCTAGGATATCTCCTGGCTGGCAGTCGAGTTCTTTGCAGATGGCTTCTAGAGTGGTGAAGCGGATGGCTTTGGCCTTGCCGGTTTTGAGGATGGAGAGATTAGCAGTGGTGATGCCGATTTTGTCAGCCAGCTCATTGGATTTCATCTTTCGCTTGGCCAGCATGACATCTAGATTGACGATAATCATGGCACCCTCCTTAAATGGTTAGCTCATTTTCTTCAGCAATCTCAATCCCTCTCTCTAAAATCTTGCCAAGGACCCAGACAATTGGAACGGCAAGGAGAAGCCCTGTGTTAAAGGTAAATTGGAAAGTGAAGGGAAGGAGATAAGCATTTCCACTGGTTTCAAGTGTGCCAGACATAAAGGACAAGACCAAGAGAATCTTCCAAGCTCGGTTGCAAAGATCAATGTTAGAGTGAGAAAAGATCTTTTCTTGGTAGAGATTTTGGAGGAAGCTACGAATGGTGATGAGAAGGTAAATATAGATAGCGCTTGAGGCTAGTGGGAAAATCAACTGCCAGATAGGTTGCGGATGTTTGGGGAAGAGCTGGATGCCATTCACATCAAAGGACAAGCGTCCAGTTTGAATGAGATCTTTAAACACTCCCATCCGTGAAAGCAGGTGGACGACCAGTGCAGCCACAGTCATAAAGCCACAGAAGTAAATGAAAGCCGTCAAGACTTCAATGACATTTTTTAAGGTTTTTGAGTTTTTCATCGCAAGCCTCCTTGAAGTTTTTTTATTTTTCACTTATAGTATACTCCTTATAAAAAATTAGTCAATAAAAAAGTATCGAAAAACGATAAAAAAATAATGATAAACAAAATATTATTTTTGAGAAACAGGTATTTTCTACTAAAACTAGTCAGTTCAAACCCTGGAAAACCACTACATAGAGGGGAATTTTACTATACTTTCGATTTAGGGTATACTAGTGTAAAGATCTTATTCCATGGAGGTAGTAAAATGAATCTTAAGTGGAAGAAAAAATACCTGGGGCCGATTTTGGGGCTGGTCGGAGCAGCTGTTCTGATCGGAGGAGTCTATCTCTACTCTAGTTCCAACATCCAACCAGACCATCAAAAGGAATTTAAGCAGACCAGCAAGAAGGTCACTAAGCCAAAGGAAAAAGCCATTGACTTGAGTGGTGACTATGTCTCTAATGAACGGGATGAAGCCAAAATCGAGAAAAAGGGCAAGGCCTGGAAGATTGATTACCAAACGGCTGACGGCAAGGTATCCGCTGAATTTAGTACGGATTGGAAGGTCGAAGGGTCTAACATGGTTTCGACAGGCAAGATGAAAAAGTCCGATGGCAATACAGACTTTACAGTCACTGTTCGTGTCTTCAAATACAAAACAGATAAGAAGCCTTTGATCACGGTCACTATGTCTGATAAAAATCCCGACCACGAGATGGTCTTTGCCAATCGAGAGGATTTTTTCAAATCGACAGATCCAAATGATGTCGTCCTTGATGGCAATCTCTCACCGTTTGAAGGTGCTTATTCCAATGATACCTATGAAAAGGAAATTGCAGATTCCGGTTTTAAACTTTATGGCTATACTCCAGAAGAATATTACCAAAACAAGACCAATGCCTTTCCAAGTATTGTAAATGGGGAGACTGGCTGGACTTTCTGGAGTGGAGGCACTCGGGCAAGTTACTTGTTCAATAAAGAAAAAGAGCCCAAGAAGCGAAAAGGCTATTATGAAGTTTATTTCACTGGGGCCAATGCGACTGCGATCCAAGGGCAAGAGCAAACCTTGTACTTAATCACAGCGGGTGTGACAGGTCCTGATGGAGTAGCTTCCCAAGAACGTCGGATTCTCTTTGGGGATGTGGCCTACCGTGATTACCATCTAGAGTGGTGGAAAGCTTACCCACAACCGAAAAAAGAGAAAGACTTGGATATTGCGGCCATTAACGGAGGCGATTTCTCAAGCTTAGCTGGAACCTGGCGCAATGGCAAGGGAGCTGAAATCGTCATCCAAGCAGACGGAAAAGTTAAGGGTCAAGGCAGCCTCAAGGCTGTTGCGGATTCGGATAAGAAGAGCAAGATCCCTTATGTTGAGATGAAGATGGGTGATACTGGTGCTGCGATTGGACTGCTGAAAATCGGTTTCCAAAATCCAGATGGAGACCAGTCTGATACCAGCAAGCCACGTCTAGTGGTCACTCAATCTGCAGGCAACTACCCAGCTGATCAATATTTCTACCGTCAATAAAAGAGAGTGGGACAGAAATCGGTAATTCGTTAGAATTCGATTTCGTCGTCCCACCTCCGCACAGTTGAGTAGGGCTGTAAAAGCTGATGAAATCAGCGTAGTAGAGCCCACTCAACCACTGCGTCTTGCTCGACAATCCAAAAAACAATTGAGAGGCTAGGACTTTTGTCCCAGCCTCTTTTTTTTTACTGCATGGAAGGCTCGTGGTGTCTGGGCAATTGTTAGTCTCTAACATTAAAAGGAAAAAAATGTAAAAAAGGCTTGACAAAGCAAATGATTAGCAGTATTATTAACTAGTTAATTAACTGATTAATAAACTAGTTAATAAAAATAAAAAAGAGGTGAAGGATGAATAGGAGAAGAATGAAGGTTCTGGGACTCTTGTTTCTCGGTTTCTTTCTGCTTGCAGCTTGTGGAAGTCAAGGAAATGCAGGCAAGCCCCCTTCTAAAAAAGGTCTCAAAATTGTCACGAGTTTTTATCCTATCTATGCCCTGGTCAAGGAAATCTCTGGCGATCAAAATGACATCTGGATGGTTCAATCAGGTGCAGGGATCCATGATTATGAGCCCTCCACCAAGGAAGTGGCCCAGATCTATGATGCGGATGTATTTGTCTATCATTCTCAGACCCTGGAATCTTGGGCCGGTCGCTTAGATCCCAATCTTCAAGGTTCCAAGTTGCGAGTGATCGAAGGTAGCCAAGGAATGACCCTTGATAAGGTGGCTGGATTAGAGGATGTCGAGGCTGGTCAGGGAAAAGAAGCCAAGCACTTGTATGATCCGCATACTTGGTTGGATCCTGTAAAAATCGCAGAGGAAGGAAAGATCATCTCCCAGCGCTTGGGAGAGATCGATCCAAAGAACAAGGAGCGCTATCAGGCCAATGCTCAAAAGCTTGAAAAGCGCTGTGAGGAACTGGTAGCCCGCTACCAGCCTCTCTTTGACAAGGCCAAGCAA
Above is a window of Streptococcus sp. LPB0220 DNA encoding:
- a CDS encoding helix-turn-helix domain-containing protein, which produces MIIVNLDVMLAKRKMKSNELADKIGITTANLSILKTGKAKAIRFTTLEAICKELDCQPGDILEYRPDE
- a CDS encoding DUF2975 domain-containing protein; its protein translation is MKNSKTLKNVIEVLTAFIYFCGFMTVAALVVHLLSRMGVFKDLIQTGRLSFDVNGIQLFPKHPQPIWQLIFPLASSAIYIYLLITIRSFLQNLYQEKIFSHSNIDLCNRAWKILLVLSFMSGTLETSGNAYLLPFTFQFTFNTGLLLAVPIVWVLGKILERGIEIAEENELTI
- a CDS encoding DUF6287 domain-containing protein, whose protein sequence is MNLKWKKKYLGPILGLVGAAVLIGGVYLYSSSNIQPDHQKEFKQTSKKVTKPKEKAIDLSGDYVSNERDEAKIEKKGKAWKIDYQTADGKVSAEFSTDWKVEGSNMVSTGKMKKSDGNTDFTVTVRVFKYKTDKKPLITVTMSDKNPDHEMVFANREDFFKSTDPNDVVLDGNLSPFEGAYSNDTYEKEIADSGFKLYGYTPEEYYQNKTNAFPSIVNGETGWTFWSGGTRASYLFNKEKEPKKRKGYYEVYFTGANATAIQGQEQTLYLITAGVTGPDGVASQERRILFGDVAYRDYHLEWWKAYPQPKKEKDLDIAAINGGDFSSLAGTWRNGKGAEIVIQADGKVKGQGSLKAVADSDKKSKIPYVEMKMGDTGAAIGLLKIGFQNPDGDQSDTSKPRLVVTQSAGNYPADQYFYRQ
- a CDS encoding metal ABC transporter solute-binding protein, Zn/Mn family; translation: MNRRRMKVLGLLFLGFFLLAACGSQGNAGKPPSKKGLKIVTSFYPIYALVKEISGDQNDIWMVQSGAGIHDYEPSTKEVAQIYDADVFVYHSQTLESWAGRLDPNLQGSKLRVIEGSQGMTLDKVAGLEDVEAGQGKEAKHLYDPHTWLDPVKIAEEGKIISQRLGEIDPKNKERYQANAQKLEKRCEELVARYQPLFDKAKQKTFVTQHTAFSYLAKRFGLKQLGIAGISPEQEPTARQLAEIQQFVKDYKVKTIFVEKHTSSKVADSIAKATGARVKVLDPLEADPQNDKDLLENLEENMATLAKELEE